In Sphaerospermopsis torques-reginae ITEP-024, the genomic window TCTTTCCACTGCTTTAGGAATAGCACATCATCAACAAAGTAGTGTGATGTTGACAGGAGATTTAGCACTATTACATGATACCAATGGTTTTTTAATAAAAAATAAGTTCATTGGACACTTAACGATTGTATTAATAAATAATAATGGTGGAGGAATTTTTGAAATGTTACCTATTGCTAATTTTGATCCACCTTTTGAAGAATTTTTTGCCACTCCCCAGGATATTAATTTTGCTCAGTTATGTGCTACATACAATGTAGAATATGAGTTAATAAATTCTTGGAAACAGTTAAAAGAAAGGTTAAAACTGTTACCAAGTCAGAGAATACGGGTTTTGGAAATTAGGACGAATAGAAAAAGAGATGCTCAATGGAGAAAGGAATATTTAAGAAGGTTTAGTAATGCTTTTTAAGCATTCACTTTCTTTGCTGTTTATCAACTTCAAACCTTTGATTTTTCTGGGTTTTGGGTTTATTCAGCAAACCCTAGTTCGGAGCATCCCAAATGTGTAAATTTATGTTTATCTTACGAAGTAAACGCTCCAATGCCTTATATGATTGAACCGCAAAGGACGCAAAGGACACAAAGGAAAGAGATTTTAAGAGATTTTTTAGTGTTGCTGCGGTTACTTTTGAAAATTGGGATGCTCCCCCCTATTTCAGTCTTCAAAGCTGACTGCTGATAGCTGACTGCTGAATACTTACTTAAAATTTATCTTTCATTCCGCGAATTTTAGCAAAAGTTTGTACAGGATCTTTACTGTTTACAGCTAATTGTAATGAAGATTGATCCCAACGTAAAAACGGATTTGTCTGCTTTTCAATCCCCAGCAGAGAAGGTACTGTAGCTTCTTGACGCTGACGCATATGTGTTACTTCTGCAAATCGCTTTTGCAACTCTGTGTTTTCACTATCCACAGTTAATGCAAAGCGCAAATTACTCAAAGTGTATTCATGGGCGCACCAAACACGGGTATTATCAGGTAAAGACCGCAGTTTGCTTAATGAGTTTACCATTTGTGCTGGTGTACCTTCAAACAAACGACCACAACCACCTGCAAATAAAGTATCACCACAGAATAATTCCCCTGTCTCATCTGGTGTTACTGGTGGAAAATAGTAAGCGATATGAGCGCGGGTATGGCCGGGTACAAAAAATACTTCTGCTGTGCGATCGGCAAATTGTACGCGATCGCCTTCTTGTAAAAATACCTGTTGTCCAGGAATCCTTCCCCGATCCTCAATTCCAGCATATACTGTCAATTGGGGGAATTTTTCGATTAACTCCAGATTAGCACCCACATGATCATGATGATGGTGTGTGTTAAAAATTGCTACTAAATTGCATTTGAGTTGTGCAAGTTCCTGTAAAACTGGTTTAGACTCCGCTGGATCAACAACAGCCGCAATATTGTGCTGTAAATCGTATAGCATAAATATATAGTTGTCAGAAAGTGCTGATAGTCGGATTACCTGCATTGCTTTCTTTACCTCCCACACACATGGATGCTTGATATTGATCATTTTAGAAGTTTTGAATTGAATCAGGTTAGTCAAGTCAATTACTAATGAGACAAGAGCTTGTCCTAAGTTGACAATTTCATAGACAAAACTATACTTATATTGACAAAAATCAATATATTTTCCGGAAAAAATCAACTACTTGATATATAATACGGTGATATCAAGTATTGAATTGAGACTATTGCCGACGCGAAAACCAAGCAATGATGGTGGTAGTCTTTTTCAGAAACTTAATTGGAACACAATCGCGTTGGGCTACAGCGTGAAGGTCTACAGAGGGATAACCGCTCCCATGCTCCCGTTGAAGTAGAAAGTAAAGTCTAGCTTTGTCTAGGTTTTATATAGCAGAATAAGCTGTTATGCAGTTAAACTGTATAATCTTAATATTCTTAGGTCTTGTGGAACAGGCATACTTCGACTGCGCTCAGTACAAGTCTTGCCTGTTAACCTTATATAAATTAAATTCACGACAGCTTATGAACGGATTAAAAACCTAATTAAAATTCGTGAAAAAGCAGATTTTCAAGATCAGGCAAATGCACAAGTAATTGGACTTGATCATGTAAAAAATCAATTACGTCAATTGCAACCCCAATCTTGATACTAATAACCAGTTTACAGCAGTTTTCATATATTTGTACCACATCCTTCTTGTTATCTTCCTTTCTTCCTTTGCGCCTTTGCGTCTTTGCGTGAGATTAAAAAATGTGGTTCATTTACCTGAAAATCGCTGTAAATAAAGGTGGCAGCAAAAAGTTTTTCGTTAGTAAAGGAAATAGGGAGATGGGGAAGAAAATTTTAGATTTTAGATTAGATTTTACAAAACAATCCAAAATCCAAAATCCAAAATAAATAACTCCTGACTCCTGAATTATTGTTATTAAGACCAAGAATCCAAATCTAAAGATTGCATTCCTCGACTGCTGACAAATTCCAGCAAACTACCTAACTGAAACCAAACAAACACACAAGTTCCCAAACTTAAAGGTAAACCAATACCTAAAGCTAGGGGAGAGGGAAAACCAAATATTTCTAAACCAGAAGACATAAATAAACAAACGCCTCCCGTAATACCAATAAATGGTACTAACAATTGCTTTAAAGAAGCACTAGATTTAATAGGTTCTTGATTGTTATTTGGCCATTTTTGGACAATTACTTTTAATGTTCCCGATAAGGCAAAACCAGAAGTTAAAGCCATGAGGAAACCAACCAAAAGCAAGATATAAGGAGGTTGAAGAGGATAATAATACATGAAGACTCCTGATTTTTATGCAAATAATTTAAACGTTTTTACTGTTTTTCAGTAAACGAAATCAGAGATGTTGCTTTTGGCAAAATAGCTGCTACACTTTCTCTCGATAACTCGGTTAAAATGCCGACAGCTACATTTAATAACCGATTTGGTGGTAAGTCATCTTTGACTAAATCCCACAATCTTTGTACTTCATCAGTGTGTAAACGATCATCTTCAGTTAATGCTAAAACTAACTGACGACGTAAAAATTTACCTTCTTCCGATAGTAAATACTGTAAACCCATTCTGGCTGTTGGCACAACATCAAATTGCTGATCAGTCCGCGCAATGGAAATCAAATTTTCTAAACGCTGCCATTGGAATTTACCATCTTTAAATAGTACATTCAATAACCGTCGTCTTAATGCGGGAGATTCACCAGTTAATAACCGTCGCGCTATGTAGGGATAACCTACTTCGACAATTTTAAAGTTAGGGTTGAGGCTTAAAGCAATACCTTCCTGTGTCACCAAAGAACGAATAATTAAAGCAAACTTAGCGGGAACTCGGAAAGGATATTCATACATCAATTCCGAAAATTCATCGGTAATGGTTTTAAAGTTAAAATCGCCTACATTTTTACCAATGGCATTTCCCAGAACTGCTTCTAATGCTGGAACAATGGGAGCAATATTTGTTTCTGGAGCAAGAAAGCCCAGTTTTACAAAGTCTTCGGCTAAGTCGGTGTAATCTTTGTTGACCAGATGTACTAAGGCATCTACTAAGGTTTCCTTTGTGGTTTCTTCCAACTGATCCATCATGCCAAAGTCAATGTAAGCCATGCGACCATCGGGAACAGCAAATAAATTACCAGGATGGGGGTCAGCATGGAAAAAACCATGTTCTAATAATTGTTGCAAACCAGAAGTAACACCGATTTGAATGATGGTTTCTGGATCTAACCCTGCTTGTTTGATGCTTTGGATATCTGTGAGTTTAAAGCCGTTGATCCATTCCAGGGTTAAAACATGGGTACTACTATAACGCCAGTAAATAGTTGGTACTTTTACTTGGAGGTCATCGCGGAAGTTGGTGGCAAATTTTTCCGCGTTCCGACCTTCGTTCATGTAGTCTATTTCTTCAAATAACTTCGTGCCAAACTCGTCTACGATTAATGTGAGGTCATGGCCAAGATTGAGGGGCAACCAAGGACTCAGCCAAGTAGCTGCCCAACGCATTAGATATAAGTCTTTTGTAATTACTGGACGCAGGTGCGGACGTTGTACCTTGACTGCTACTTCCTCACCAGTGATGAGACGACCCCGATATACTTGACCTAAACTAGCCGCAGCCACTGGTTTCGGGGAAAATTCGCTAAATATCTCGTCAATGGAACGGTTAAGTTCAGTTTCAATAATGTGTTGCGCTAGGTCATGGTCAAAGGGTGGTAACTGGTCTTGTAGTTTTACCAGTTCTTCTAAAAAGTCTTTACGGATCAAGTCTGGCCGAGTCGAAAGGGCTTGACCCACTTTAATAAATGTCGGACCGAGGTTTGTGAGCAGTTGTCGTAATTGGGTAGCTCGTTTACCCTTATTCTGCTCAACTTGGTTTTGCCATTCATCCCACTTGAGGCTGAATAGAAAGCCTGCAAAGGAGAGTATGATTCTCAGTAGTCTGCCCCAAGCTAACCAGGGACGGTAACGATAGTAACGAGCGATCGCTTCTGGATTATACTGCTTTAGTTCAGCAGGTTGATACTCACCCACGTCTTTTTTTGCCTCTACAACTGGGAATTTGGGAATTTTGTATGTTTACTACCTATCTAACAAGATAGTTGTCAGGTTTGTTGGTAGTTTTTGATGGAAATTATAGATAAACTCAATCTATCTTGACTGTTGAGATTAGTTTATCTTTTTCTTAATTATACTTTATAAAAGTACAAACTTTTGTCTCATGGCGAGAGTATTTTATTATTTCTTAATGTTTAACGCAGTTTACCTTAGTATTAAAAATGACATTAAATATCTTGAAAATCCGATCCTATACAGGTTAGTTGATGGTTATTTGTCAATCTTCAGGTTTTGTAGGATGGTGGTGAAAATCTCAGACAGGGTTTTTAGGTATATAAAGATGAGATATATTGCTGTTTAGAGAATTTTGATATTTATTAAAATATTGCAGTTGAAACTATCAGAAATAGATTAATATATAAATATTATCCGATTCCCTAATTATTAAATTTTTCCAATTGATTAATTTCTTCCTCGGAAAGTAATTTTTTGACAACTCTAACAGGTAAATGTTCTGCATTATCACGGTTATTAATTGGATTTACTAAACGCAAACTATATACTTCTTCTCCTGCTTCTTGTGAACTTTTTTGATCTATTTTCAAATAAACTTGATTTGGATAGGTACGTAATAATCTTGTTTGTAAACATCCTTTTAAATCTCTTGCACTTTTAGCTAGTTCGCTTTCTTCTCCAAATATTTCTCCTGCTGCTTTCCAAGCATGATTTAATGCGACAATTTCTTTTACTAATGTTTCTATTGATGGTTGTTGAAATATATCTTTCATGGTGATTTATTGAGTTAGGTTTTTTCATCGAACCGCAGAGACGCAGAGTTCACAGAGAAATAGGATTTTAGGAATTTTTTGTTTTTGTAAATCCTGGTTAATATGGTGATTGTTTTGCTTCTAATTCTAGTTTATTGATTATCCGTTTCCATTGTTGTACTTGATTTTGACGTTCCATTAATTTATTATAATCTGGTTGTGGTAAACCCAATGTAACATCATATTTACCATGTTGTGGTTTTAATCCAGTAAAATATTTAGTACCTGTATTTGGTAAAATTTGATAATCTGTTCTTAATAATTGTTCACAAGACCATTGCCAAGCTAAAGCATACAGATGTAGTTCGCTCGGTTTCCTCCATTTGTTCAAAACAACGTAATAACCAATTGACTTTATCTAAAGTAACTGGATGTAGCTGCTTTGTAAAATAAGGTGCTATTTCCAAAACATAATCTTTAAATATGGTAAGATTCGGGAGAATATGATTGATTTTTGGTAATATTTCATTATGAGTTAAATTCTGCTCACAAATAATTTTTACCATTGCTTTTTTCGGCTCATTTGCTCCCAAAGCAACCAAAATTTTAATAACTAGATTATCCTTGACGTAAATTGAATTACTCCACAAAAGAAAACCATTAACTAAGTGTGATGTAATTACATTTTTTTGACCATGATAAAACCAAGCTAAACGACGAATTAAGGTAAAATATAACCATTGATTTGATTGGGATATATGCCAAATTTTTAAAGATAATTGCTTTCTTTCTCCTTCTGGTATTTCTTCCCAAATTCGCTCATTATCAATACACCATATCCATTCTATTAAACTAATATCTTGAATTATATTCTGATCAATTTTTTCCTTCAATGCTGATATTGAGAGATTAATATTACTTGATTTTTGTTTTGCAGCGAGTTCAATTAATCTATGGGGTTGATGATCTGGTACACTAAATTCTTGGAGGTTGAAGTTTTGGTTAAACATAATTTTCTACTTATCTATTTTTACTTATCTATTTTATTTAAACTACTCAAATCTTGTCCTTTAAACTGAATCCGAAATACTACTTTTCTATCTGTTGGTAAATCTCCTGGTTTTGCATCATTTTCACCTCTCCCTACTACCATGATTTTTTTCTCTAATTGTGATTTATGAGTTTTGTTAGGAAATGGCATTTGATATAATGTATATTTGGCAACCTGCCAAGCTCTGTTTAAACTTAATTCCATGTTAAAATCAGCTTTACCTTCACTGCTGGTATGGCCTTCAATAACTACTCTTTCAATTTGATCTTTAACTCTGGGAGTTTCAAAAATTACTTTGCTATAAATGGGGATTAATTTTTGTAGGGTTTTTTCACCTTGAGGATTTAATTTTGCACTGTTGGTTTCAAATAAGATGCTATCTCTCAAGCTGATATCTCCGGTATTTGGATCAACTTTTGCTTCAATATTATTAGCTTTTAATTGTCCTTCTAACTCACCTATTAAGATTCTGGTAATGTCTTTTTGTGCTTGATTAAGCTGAATTAATGCGGAGATAAAAAGCAGTGCAAAAAACATTAATAAACCTGACATTAAATCACCAATAGAAAGATAAATTGCGGGATCTTCTTCTTGATCATCTTGATTTTTGAGAAAGTTTAAATTATTAAACATGAGATAATTTACCTGTTGATTGTTATTTTTACTGTAGGTTGGGTTGACGTAAGGAAACCCAACATTTTATTTATCAGGAAACTCAACATTTCGTTTATAAGGAAACTCAATATTTGGTTTACTTGTTGGGTTTCACTTCGTTTAACCCAACCTACATTAATTTAAGCGACGTTCTTTTTCGATTATCACTAATGCGTTATTTGCATTTTCTAAGATATTGGCACATAATTTTTTCATAGAATCATCAGCTTCATCAAAAAATTTAGTTTGCCATTGTGTTGATTTATCAATGTATTGATTAAGATGATTTTGCCAATTATTTAGAAGATCATTAAAATCTTTAGTTACTGTACCAATATTACGAGATAATTCTTGCAGTTGAGCTATTCTTTCTCCTGAGTTGAAACCCATTGCTTCTGTTAGTTCTTGTATGACTTGTACTCTGTTGTGCATATTATTAGTTGCGGTGGTAATATCATTCATACCTCTGGTAACTTCATTTATTGTATGAGTTAAATCATTCATTAATGATGTTCTGCGTTGGGTTTCTTCTTGGAAAGCATTCCGTAAATCATTCACTACTTCCTGTAAAGCGTTTCTTTGTGTTCCTAATGTACTTTCTAAGAGTTGATTTTGATCATTAAAGAATTGATTTAAACTATTTTGATATTCAATTCTAAAGGTTTGTAATTCCTCTTGTACTGTAACACGGGTATTTTGCAAGGTTTCATCAATATTTGATAATGTTTGTTCTAAATTCTCCTTTGCACTATTCATTAATTGTGATGCTTCTCTACCTACGGTTTCTAATGTTATAGTTTGAGTTTTAAAACTTTCATTGGTTTCAGTTATAATTTTGGAAAATTCAGAATAAACCATTCTTAACATTTGATTTTGTTGTTCAGATTGAATTGTTAAAGATTGTTCTAATTCTGATGTAATTCCGCTAAATGTCTCCGCTGCTTGTGTTGCACTTTGTTGAAATGCTTCCCGTTGAGATTCCATTCCTGTGATACTTGTTTCTACTGCTCTAGTAATAGCAATTCCTGTTTCTTGTAAGACGTTGGTTGTGTCTGTTTGGAAATCATGTAAGGTAGATTTTAAGCTATTGGCAAAACTATTTAATTCTCCTAATGTTTGTTGTTGAAACTCTTGAATTGTGACAATTGAACTAGCTAATTTTTCTGATATGCCCCCTAATTCATTATTTAATTTCGTGACTGCTGCTGATGCTTTTTGAGTTAATGTTGCACTTTGTTCTAGTCTTTCTACCACTGGAATAATTAGTTGATTTTTCATTTCACTAATTAAGTTTTCGAGTACATTTTTTTGAGTTGTGGTAATTTGGGTTAGGGTTTTTTGGGAATCGGCAATATGATTAAATGCGGGCGTTAATCTGGTTTCTATGGTTTGATCTAATTGAATACTAACAGCTTTTCCTACTTCTATACCAATAGTTTCTGCATCCAGTTTTTCAGCTACTTGTTGTAATGCTTGGATTGCTCTGAAACTGGCGTTAAAATCAAAGTTTCTAAAATTTGCAGCGATTTCTTTTAAACTGTTGATTGCATCTTCTCGATTATCTTTTTTAGGAACGGTAATTTTATGTAATTTTTGTCTTAGGTTGTCATGTCGTGATTGTCTAATGAAGTCTGTGAAAAATATAATAATAGTAAATACACTTCCTAGTCCTAACCCCACTAATGAAGTAGAAAATGCTGTTTGCATTCCTGCTAATAATGTTCCTACTCCTTTCATTAAAGCATCTGTTTGGTTTAAGCTATCTAATGGAATATCTGCTATTCCTGATTGAATACCATAAAATGTTCCTAAGACTCCAATGGATGTACAAATTGTACTAATAAATCTTAAATTACTGCGTGTTGATTGATGAAATATATCTGGATATTGTTTGAGGATGTATTTATCATTGGTTTTTAGCGGATTTCTATGATAATTATTTTCTGTTTCTAAATGCTCGTTAATCCATTTTCTTTCAACATAAGTATCTCTTTCTAATTCTTTGATTATCTTCTTAATAAAATTAGATTCTTGACAATATTTTATTACTGTAATTATTTCCCAAATGAATCCTAGTATAAAAACTATGGCGATCGCCACATAAAATAAACTTGCTGGTACTTCTATCATGTATCAAACCTCTATTTTTTGTGATCAAAAAGCTGCTGTAACCTATTTTCGGTAAAGGTTGATTTATCAAAACTTTTACCGCAGTATAAAATTATCTAAATCTAGATAAATTAAAAGTTCAGTGTCTAACTTGGCAAATATGACTCAGAATATGTCTTAGCATTCAATAGTGATTTATCTTTCTTTGGTTTTTTATTTAGCCTTGATTATATATATTGCATCAATTTCAGTATAAGTACAAACAGTAATTATACTAATTTTATGCAAAAAAAAATACATTTTTATCTTGGTTTAATACTTACTTAGATTGAGGAAGTTTTAGGAATACAGGACTTAGGCAAAACAGGAGGAAAGTAGGGATAATTCTAGCTTTTTCGCCACTTTTGATTTCGCCTTATCCCACTTCCTTTAATTCATATGGAATTAATTTATTATTGGATACCCAAATAATTATTTGGTTCGTTAACGCTGAAAATATTCCTCTCATTTCTGCTGATTCTATTTTTTCGCAGTACCCTGTGACAATAATCAATTAATTATAATTAGTGCAAGAAAAGCGATCGCCATTTATCATCAAATAAGCGATCGCCCAAAACCAAAACTAAAACCTAAATACTAAAAGGCTTTTAGCACTGTCATCTGTCACCTGTCACCTGTCACCTGTCACCTGTCACCTGTCACCTGTCACCTACTTTGACTTAGCCTCCAAATTTTCTAACCGACTTTTTAACTCTTGATTTTGTTTTTTGAGTTGATCTAATTCTTCCCGCATTTGTTTCAAACTTTTTTCAGTCCCAATATTTCTTTGTACTCTGGGAATTTCTTCCTCAGCGTAACGTCGCACCCTACCATCAGGAGTTTGATCGGCTAAACTTTGTAAAATCCCAATCGCTTTGGGAGTTTCCATTTGTCCTAAAGCTGTCACCACCGCTACTTGAGTTAAAAAGAATGTCTCTTTCGCTATTTCTGCTAATCTGTCTAAAATTCTTTCTATATTAGCAGGAGTTTGACCTACAGAAATTTTACCTAAAGCGCGAATCGCAGATAAACGTAATGCTTGAGAAACACCTAATTTAGTGTATTCCAACAAGACATTTAAAGCATTTTCCGAAGTTTTAAATTCTGCTAACCCAGAAACAGCACCACTTCTAACTACCTCATTCCAACCTGCTCTTTCTTCTAAAACAGATTTGAGTAGTTTGATCACTTTTTCTTCGTGGGGTTTATCATCTAAATTAGCAGCAGCAATTCTTCCCAAACTCTGACAAGCAGCAGCTTCTACATAATAGCTTTTGTCCCCATGCTGTACCAATTCTTTGACATTTTTATAACTCGCATGAGTTTTGATTTGAGATAAAGACTCTACTACAGAACGACGGACAAAAGGATTATCATCATGTAACCCAGAAACTAAACCATCAAATACTTGATCTAATTTAATCTCTGTTAATTGTTTAGCAACTTCTACCCGCACACCCCAAAACGGATCATTTTTCAAAGCTGCGGATAAAGCTTTTACAACTTCCAAACCGCCTTTTTTCGCTAATGCTTCTGCTGCATAAATACGAGAAATAGGATTTGGATCAAATTCTAACTGCGCTTTTAATTCTGGTATGGGATATTCTAAAACTACAGTTTTTAGATAATTATTACCCACATCAAAACTAACAAAATCGGGCTTTTCTGTTAATGGGAAATAAAAACTTTGTTCCCGTTCATTAATGCGGACAGTAAAAATCTTTAAATCAGTATTTTGCTGTTTATATCCAAAACCAATGGGAATTTTCAGATCAAATAAATCCTGATCATCACTAGCTTGGGTTTGGGTAACTGTCACCTTAGCTAAGTTAGCATCACCATCCCAAGAATAAGCAACTTTAAAATCAGGATGGCCACCACGATAAACATATTGATCAAATAAGAAAGCTAAATTTCTACCTGTTGCTTTTTCAATTGATCTTAATAAATCTATGGTTTCTACAGTTTGATGAGCATAATCATTAACAAAGGTTTGGACAGCTTTCCAGAATAATTCCTCTCCCAATTCTGCCCGGATCATGTGATAAACACAAGAACCTTTTTCATAAATATGGCGATCGTAAAGTTCAATCGCTTCACGGTAAACATGAGTTACCATTGGCCGACGGTAGCGACTGCTATCTTCACTTAAATAACTGCGAGCTTCCGACAAGCGATAATAAGCAGCATCATCCGCACCATACTCATGTTCAGTCCACATTACCTCAGAATAGGAAGCCATTCCTTCCTTAATCCAAGCATGGGACCAATGTTTAATTACTAACAAATCACCAAACCACTGATGTGCTAATTCATGCACTACTAAACTTTCTGTGTTGCGGTTGTCTAATAATGCTCGTTCATCTAATAAACATCGATCAGTTAACAGCGTGGTAGAGGTATTTTCCATCCCCCCAAAAATGAAGTCATCCACGCAAACTTGAGCATATTTGGGAAAAGGGTATAAATAACCATACTTTTCACTCAAAAATGCGATCATGCGGGGAGTTTTACCCATGCTGCGGTTAGCGTCTGCTTCTCTGGATTTTTCTACGTAATATGTAACAGGTTTACCTTGCCATTCATCCTTTATTTCTGCAAAATCACCTACTGCTAAAGTCATTAAATAGGTAGGATGAATTTGTTGTTGTGACCAATGGTAAATTTTATGATCTCCTTCTTCCACTGTATCAATTAGTTCACCATTAGAAATTGCTATCAGTGGTTTAGGAACTCGCACCCGAATTTCTGAAGTTGATAACTGTCCTGGATAGTCAAAACAGGGAAACCAATAACGGGAATCTTCGTCTTCTCCTTGAGTCCAGACTTGGGTTGGTTTGTGGGGGTAGTGCTTATCTGGTTGGATAAA contains:
- the gloB gene encoding hydroxyacylglutathione hydrolase, which codes for MQVIRLSALSDNYIFMLYDLQHNIAAVVDPAESKPVLQELAQLKCNLVAIFNTHHHHDHVGANLELIEKFPQLTVYAGIEDRGRIPGQQVFLQEGDRVQFADRTAEVFFVPGHTRAHIAYYFPPVTPDETGELFCGDTLFAGGCGRLFEGTPAQMVNSLSKLRSLPDNTRVWCAHEYTLSNLRFALTVDSENTELQKRFAEVTHMRQRQEATVPSLLGIEKQTNPFLRWDQSSLQLAVNSKDPVQTFAKIRGMKDKF
- a CDS encoding ABC1 kinase family protein, whose amino-acid sequence is MGEYQPAELKQYNPEAIARYYRYRPWLAWGRLLRIILSFAGFLFSLKWDEWQNQVEQNKGKRATQLRQLLTNLGPTFIKVGQALSTRPDLIRKDFLEELVKLQDQLPPFDHDLAQHIIETELNRSIDEIFSEFSPKPVAAASLGQVYRGRLITGEEVAVKVQRPHLRPVITKDLYLMRWAATWLSPWLPLNLGHDLTLIVDEFGTKLFEEIDYMNEGRNAEKFATNFRDDLQVKVPTIYWRYSSTHVLTLEWINGFKLTDIQSIKQAGLDPETIIQIGVTSGLQQLLEHGFFHADPHPGNLFAVPDGRMAYIDFGMMDQLEETTKETLVDALVHLVNKDYTDLAEDFVKLGFLAPETNIAPIVPALEAVLGNAIGKNVGDFNFKTITDEFSELMYEYPFRVPAKFALIIRSLVTQEGIALSLNPNFKIVEVGYPYIARRLLTGESPALRRRLLNVLFKDGKFQWQRLENLISIARTDQQFDVVPTARMGLQYLLSEEGKFLRRQLVLALTEDDRLHTDEVQRLWDLVKDDLPPNRLLNVAVGILTELSRESVAAILPKATSLISFTEKQ
- a CDS encoding OmpA/MotB family protein yields the protein MFNNLNFLKNQDDQEEDPAIYLSIGDLMSGLLMFFALLFISALIQLNQAQKDITRILIGELEGQLKANNIEAKVDPNTGDISLRDSILFETNSAKLNPQGEKTLQKLIPIYSKVIFETPRVKDQIERVVIEGHTSSEGKADFNMELSLNRAWQVAKYTLYQMPFPNKTHKSQLEKKIMVVGRGENDAKPGDLPTDRKVVFRIQFKGQDLSSLNKIDK
- a CDS encoding M1 family metallopeptidase, translated to MSNFYFDTEKARHTSFELPGAKPHYNPDKPGQVEHIFLNLSLDIPHQSYNGNCSIRLLPIRNHIDRLTLDAVNLNIQSVQVDEVEQKFDYDGEKLCIQLSQPTQIGKRLLIAIAYSVEKPQRGLYFIQPDKHYPHKPTQVWTQGEDEDSRYWFPCFDYPGQLSTSEIRVRVPKPLIAISNGELIDTVEEGDHKIYHWSQQQIHPTYLMTLAVGDFAEIKDEWQGKPVTYYVEKSREADANRSMGKTPRMIAFLSEKYGYLYPFPKYAQVCVDDFIFGGMENTSTTLLTDRCLLDERALLDNRNTESLVVHELAHQWFGDLLVIKHWSHAWIKEGMASYSEVMWTEHEYGADDAAYYRLSEARSYLSEDSSRYRRPMVTHVYREAIELYDRHIYEKGSCVYHMIRAELGEELFWKAVQTFVNDYAHQTVETIDLLRSIEKATGRNLAFLFDQYVYRGGHPDFKVAYSWDGDANLAKVTVTQTQASDDQDLFDLKIPIGFGYKQQNTDLKIFTVRINEREQSFYFPLTEKPDFVSFDVGNNYLKTVVLEYPIPELKAQLEFDPNPISRIYAAEALAKKGGLEVVKALSAALKNDPFWGVRVEVAKQLTEIKLDQVFDGLVSGLHDDNPFVRRSVVESLSQIKTHASYKNVKELVQHGDKSYYVEAAACQSLGRIAAANLDDKPHEEKVIKLLKSVLEERAGWNEVVRSGAVSGLAEFKTSENALNVLLEYTKLGVSQALRLSAIRALGKISVGQTPANIERILDRLAEIAKETFFLTQVAVVTALGQMETPKAIGILQSLADQTPDGRVRRYAEEEIPRVQRNIGTEKSLKQMREELDQLKKQNQELKSRLENLEAKSK